A window from Equus caballus isolate H_3958 breed thoroughbred chromosome 8, TB-T2T, whole genome shotgun sequence encodes these proteins:
- the LOC138925461 gene encoding proline-rich protein 2-like, producing MAVPGTQSSLLLWPVAPSFIPQGRPAPNPSRAATIPAIPTSVAGSPAGGQGRSEARTHPPGLGPLLRCLVRLPPPPSAARAGGQTPLSGRARRWGCRGPRAPGMPVPRRLHLWGPVPGSHPPGCASAPPAQPRRARPEGRRVPRGRPCAQTHRPTVPARYLRVRAPAPRPAAGPPLPRPFPSRKPRAPSGRARGGQSVRTRPPTGLGRAPAPGPALAAPPPAGLGPRPVNSSREAGRRSQRRGAPKGGDRAAPPSRPAASDGPPPPGRPPGTLGTRERDPG from the coding sequence ATGGCAGTGCCCGGAACGCAGAGCTCTCTGCTCCTCTGGCCGGTGGCCCCCTCCTTCATCCCTCAGGGCCGTCCTGCGCCAAATCCCTCGAGGGCCGCCACCATTCCCGCCATTCCTACCTCAGTCGCGGGGAGCCCGGCAGGCGGCCAGGGCCGGTCCGAAGCGCGCACCCACCCGCCCGGCCTCGGGCCCCTCCTGCGGTGCTTGGTCCGGCTCCCGCCACCACCGTCCGCAGCACGCGCAGGCGGGCAGACTCCCCTTTCTGGCCGCGCCCGGCGCTGGGGCTGCCGCGGTCCGCGCGCCCCCGGAATGCCGGTTCCGCGGCGGCTCCACCTGTGGGGCCCCGTCCCCGGCTCCCACCCGCCGGGCTGCGCCTCTgcgcccccagcccagccccgccgGGCGCGCCCGGAAGGTCGCCGAGTACCCCGGGGCCGGCCGTGCGCCCAGACGCACCGACCGACGGTGCCCGCCCGTTACCTGCGGGTCCGGGCGCCGGCTCCGCGCCCCGCCGCTGGGCCGCCGCTCCCGCGCCCCTTCCCCTCCCGCAAGCCCCGCGCGCCTTCCGGCCGGGCCCGGGGCGGCCAGAGCGTCCGCACGCGGCCCCCGACCGGCTTAGGACGTGCGCCCGCGCCCGGGCCCGCCCTGGCAGCCCCGCCGCCCGCAGGGCTCGGACCCCGGCCCGTGAACTCCTCCCGGGAGGCGGGAAGACGGTCGCAGCGGCGGGGCGCCCCGAAGGGAGGGGACCGAgccgcccctccctcccggccCGCAGCCTCCGACggccccccgccgcccggccgCCCGCCCGGGACCCTCGGGACCCGCGAGCGGGACCCCGGCTGA